A genomic stretch from Triplophysa dalaica isolate WHDGS20190420 chromosome 4, ASM1584641v1, whole genome shotgun sequence includes:
- the si:dkey-40c11.2 gene encoding drebrin-like protein isoform X1, producing MRAINLDTYSLSLLTAKEDILNPRASTNWALFTYDGLTNNLKLSDSGAGGLTELVGKFHNGTAMYGLCRMGLTETGQPQIIMVCWFGESVDELRKEECTSHVPAIKTFFKEAQVFITASNQDEVTEEKIKSATEMIRTPVERSRRPSRAMDKEETVGTNYKKTNAAMEMRRINRDSFWARAEREEEERKEKERRRAVEDRRRWEKERILKEKKEADERDRKMEEKLKMIEEERRTQAELEEEAKKEEKSRWEQQQREHEEDMRACLRRSESIEKAAEAAALVSQRSLNPREFFRQLSASSQNSSSPGSPRSVKSPFRRYQRSLTDTAFIFERSNSSSGPTSPLSPTVRSPFSRTPNTSQRRPASPLSPFYRTVPSPQQPETSPPSPPAQCSVPPVSPLPSLPVSGPSPAQSSPPSQPPPQLPVHYSASPASPKLPECQDESFTTDITREEQVTESDNKLHFREVVTGSPMLPELQSETHFTAKAVLVEEDEEEVEEPEEPSVTSTAPSETKMLANYENVPEEQELEAECQDEEGSEEQPAAESEELQPHVDQSGPALPRTVIPRLVELSEKNKVDDDLPENQEQCVKVAEYNLMADDDESECERPLNGTEEHVDESEHSTPERCSYTVNRETDEELKENGEVHTKPDNIMRNIYSQPSTPSPERLLRVRALYDYQAEDDTELSFEPGDIISDVETIDKAWWRGSSEDGRQGLFPANYVETI from the exons CTGGAGGTTTGACAGAACTTGTTGGGAAATTTCACAACGGCACGGCCATGTATGGCCTGTGCAGGATGGGATTGACAGAAACAGGACAACCACAGATTATCATGGTCTGCTGG TTTGGTGAGAGCGTGGATGAGCTCCGCAAAGAAGAATGTACCAGCCACGTGCCCGCCATCAAGACCTTCTTCAAG GAGGCCCAAGTATTCATTACAGCCTCAAACCAAGATGAGGTGACAGAGGAGAAGATAAAATCTGCCACTGAAATGATTCGAACACCAGTAGAGAGATCAAGGAGACCCTCAAGGGCAATGGATAAGGAGGAGACTGTG GGTACCAACTACAAGAAGACAAATGCTGCCATGGAGATGAGAAGGATTAACAGAGACTCCTTCTGGGCACGAGCAGAG CGTGAGGAAGAGGAGAGAAAGGAAAAAGAACGTCGGCGGGCTGTAGAAGACAGACGCCGCTGGGAGAAAGAGAGGATTCTGAAGGAAAAAAAAGAGGCAGacgaaagagacagaaagatgGAAGAAAAGCTCAAAATGATCGAAGAGGAAAG GAGAACCCAAGCAGAGCTTGAAGAAGAAGCTAAAAAGGAAGAGAAATCGAGATGG GAGCAGCAGCAGAGAGAACATGAGGAGGACATGAGAGCATGCCTCAGACGCAGCGAATCCATCGAGAAAGCAGCA GAGGCAGCAGCACTTGTTTCCCAGCGTTCTCTCAATCCCAGGGAGTTCTTCAGACAGTTATCAGCATCCTCACAAAATTCCTCCAGCCCTGGATCACCACGTTCAG TCAAATCTCCATTCCGCCGCTACCAGCGCAGTTTGACAGACACGGCCTTCATCTTTGAGAGGAGCAATTCCAGTTCAGGTCCCACTTCTCCTCTCAGTCCCACTGTAAGGTCTCCGTTCTCTCGAACCCCAAACACATCCCAAAGGCGTCCAGCATCTCCACTTAGTCCATTCTACCGTACAGTCCCTTCACCACAGCAGCCTGAAACATCTCCTCCATCACCACCTGCTCAATGCTCTGTTCCACCCGTATCACCATTACCCAGTCTGCCTGTTTCCGGACCCTCTCCAGCCCAGTCATCACCACCTAGCCAGCCACCTCCTCAACTTCCAGTCCACTATTCAGCTTCCCCCGCATCACCGAAGCTGCCAGAGTGTCAAGATGAGTCATTCACCACTGATATTACCAGAGAGGAACAGGTTACTGAGTCTGATAACAAACTGCACTTTAGGG AGGTTGTAACAGGCTCTCCAATGCTGCCTGAACTTCAGTCAGAAACACACTTCACTGCCAAAGCTGTGCTGgttgaagaagatgaagaagaggtGGAGGAACCAGAAGAACCATCAGTCACGTCAACTGCACCTTCAGAAACCAAGATGCTTGCAAACTATGAAAATGTCCCTGAGGAGCAAGAATTGGAAGCAGAATGTCAGGATGAAGAAGGCTCTGAAGAGCAGCCTGCCGCTGAGTCTGAGGAATTACAGCCGCATGTGGACCAGTCAGGACCTGCACTGCCCAGAACAGTGATACCAAGATTAGTAGAGCTCTCTGAGAAAAACAAGGTTGACGACGACCTGCCAGAAAACCAAG AGCAATGTGTGAAAGTAGCAGAATATAATCTGATGGCTGACGACGATGAATCAGAATGTGAAAGACCACTGAATGGTACAG AAGAGCATGTTGATGAATCTGAGCACAGCACACCGGAGAGGTGCAGTTACACAGTGAATCGTGAGACAGATGAAGAACTGAAAGAAAACGGAGAAGTACATACAAAACCGGACAACATAATGCGCAATATTTACAGTCAACCATCTACA CCATCACCAGAAAGACTTCTGCGTGTAAGAGCTTTATATGACTACCAAGcag AGGATGATACCGAACTCTCTTTTGAACCTGGTGACATCATTAGTGATGTGGAAACGATTGACAAAGCCTGGTGGAGAGGTTCCAGTGAAGATGGGCGTCAGGGTCTTTTCCCTGCCAACTACGTGGAGACCATCTGA
- the si:dkey-40c11.2 gene encoding drebrin-like protein B isoform X2, producing MRAINLDTYSLSLLTAKEDILNPRASTNWALFTYDGLTNNLKLSDSGAGGLTELVGKFHNGTAMYGLCRMGLTETGQPQIIMVCWFGESVDELRKEECTSHVPAIKTFFKEAQVFITASNQDEVTEEKIKSATEMIRTPVERSRRPSRAMDKEETVGTNYKKTNAAMEMRRINRDSFWARAEREEEERKEKERRRAVEDRRRWEKERILKEKKEADERDRKMEEKLKMIEEERRTQAELEEEAKKEEKSRWEQQQREHEEDMRACLRRSESIEKAAEAAALVSQRSLNPREFFRQLSASSQNSSSPGSPRSVKSPFRRYQRSLTDTAFIFERSNSSSGPTSPLSPTVRSPFSRTPNTSQRRPASPLSPFYRTVPSPQQPETSPPSPPAQCSVPPVSPLPSLPVSGPSPAQSSPPSQPPPQLPVHYSASPASPKLPECQDESFTTDITREEQVTESDNKLHFREVVTGSPMLPELQSETHFTAKAVLVEEDEEEVEEPEEPSVTSTAPSETKMLANYENVPEEQELEAECQDEEGSEEQPAAESEELQPHVDQSGPALPRTVIPRLVELSEKNKVDDDLPENQEQCVKVAEYNLMADDDESECERPLNGTEEHVDESEHSTPERCSYTVNRETDEELKENGEPSPERLLRVRALYDYQAEDDTELSFEPGDIISDVETIDKAWWRGSSEDGRQGLFPANYVETI from the exons CTGGAGGTTTGACAGAACTTGTTGGGAAATTTCACAACGGCACGGCCATGTATGGCCTGTGCAGGATGGGATTGACAGAAACAGGACAACCACAGATTATCATGGTCTGCTGG TTTGGTGAGAGCGTGGATGAGCTCCGCAAAGAAGAATGTACCAGCCACGTGCCCGCCATCAAGACCTTCTTCAAG GAGGCCCAAGTATTCATTACAGCCTCAAACCAAGATGAGGTGACAGAGGAGAAGATAAAATCTGCCACTGAAATGATTCGAACACCAGTAGAGAGATCAAGGAGACCCTCAAGGGCAATGGATAAGGAGGAGACTGTG GGTACCAACTACAAGAAGACAAATGCTGCCATGGAGATGAGAAGGATTAACAGAGACTCCTTCTGGGCACGAGCAGAG CGTGAGGAAGAGGAGAGAAAGGAAAAAGAACGTCGGCGGGCTGTAGAAGACAGACGCCGCTGGGAGAAAGAGAGGATTCTGAAGGAAAAAAAAGAGGCAGacgaaagagacagaaagatgGAAGAAAAGCTCAAAATGATCGAAGAGGAAAG GAGAACCCAAGCAGAGCTTGAAGAAGAAGCTAAAAAGGAAGAGAAATCGAGATGG GAGCAGCAGCAGAGAGAACATGAGGAGGACATGAGAGCATGCCTCAGACGCAGCGAATCCATCGAGAAAGCAGCA GAGGCAGCAGCACTTGTTTCCCAGCGTTCTCTCAATCCCAGGGAGTTCTTCAGACAGTTATCAGCATCCTCACAAAATTCCTCCAGCCCTGGATCACCACGTTCAG TCAAATCTCCATTCCGCCGCTACCAGCGCAGTTTGACAGACACGGCCTTCATCTTTGAGAGGAGCAATTCCAGTTCAGGTCCCACTTCTCCTCTCAGTCCCACTGTAAGGTCTCCGTTCTCTCGAACCCCAAACACATCCCAAAGGCGTCCAGCATCTCCACTTAGTCCATTCTACCGTACAGTCCCTTCACCACAGCAGCCTGAAACATCTCCTCCATCACCACCTGCTCAATGCTCTGTTCCACCCGTATCACCATTACCCAGTCTGCCTGTTTCCGGACCCTCTCCAGCCCAGTCATCACCACCTAGCCAGCCACCTCCTCAACTTCCAGTCCACTATTCAGCTTCCCCCGCATCACCGAAGCTGCCAGAGTGTCAAGATGAGTCATTCACCACTGATATTACCAGAGAGGAACAGGTTACTGAGTCTGATAACAAACTGCACTTTAGGG AGGTTGTAACAGGCTCTCCAATGCTGCCTGAACTTCAGTCAGAAACACACTTCACTGCCAAAGCTGTGCTGgttgaagaagatgaagaagaggtGGAGGAACCAGAAGAACCATCAGTCACGTCAACTGCACCTTCAGAAACCAAGATGCTTGCAAACTATGAAAATGTCCCTGAGGAGCAAGAATTGGAAGCAGAATGTCAGGATGAAGAAGGCTCTGAAGAGCAGCCTGCCGCTGAGTCTGAGGAATTACAGCCGCATGTGGACCAGTCAGGACCTGCACTGCCCAGAACAGTGATACCAAGATTAGTAGAGCTCTCTGAGAAAAACAAGGTTGACGACGACCTGCCAGAAAACCAAG AGCAATGTGTGAAAGTAGCAGAATATAATCTGATGGCTGACGACGATGAATCAGAATGTGAAAGACCACTGAATGGTACAG AAGAGCATGTTGATGAATCTGAGCACAGCACACCGGAGAGGTGCAGTTACACAGTGAATCGTGAGACAGATGAAGAACTGAAAGAAAACGGAGAA CCATCACCAGAAAGACTTCTGCGTGTAAGAGCTTTATATGACTACCAAGcag AGGATGATACCGAACTCTCTTTTGAACCTGGTGACATCATTAGTGATGTGGAAACGATTGACAAAGCCTGGTGGAGAGGTTCCAGTGAAGATGGGCGTCAGGGTCTTTTCCCTGCCAACTACGTGGAGACCATCTGA